The Parasteatoda tepidariorum isolate YZ-2023 chromosome X2, CAS_Ptep_4.0, whole genome shotgun sequence genome includes a region encoding these proteins:
- the LOC107453381 gene encoding uncharacterized protein — MWFVILRTFFLLLKLVTIGAHYNKAFVDDLCNSDGVWNLGSGNSNSSGVLRTSKEHVFLKNKNCTIIIQPPLGYGVILSVRLLDFRPYYSPDCQNFIEVSGVQLCGYSDDLTEFQSYFTDGKPMKLKFLTTNESGSEYRSDVFFVATSFVKFSYSCEQKMFECTNSRCIWKGLTCDGHNNCGDESDEFSHGNANCGMMSPGIIAAIVVGSVMTFIILIIIPFACCRRRRRRNSLLIQPDDTREEQPEHTQDLPPAYKP; from the exons CATTCGTTGATGATTTGTGCAATTCTGATGGAGTGTGGAACTTAGGATCTGGTAATTCCAATTCCTCTGGTGTATTAAGAACTTCAAAAGaacacgtttttttaaaaaataaaaattgtacaatAATTATTCAGCCACCATTAGGATATGGTGTGATATTAAGTGTGAGGCTTCTAGACTTTAGACCGTACTATTCACCTGATTGCCAGAATTTTATCGAA GTATCAGGAGTTCAGCTTTGTGGATACAGCGATGATCTGACAGAATTTCAATCTTATTTTACCGATGGAAAAccaatgaagttaaaatttttaacaaccaATGAAAGCGGCTCTGAATATCGATCGGATGTATTTTTTGTAGCAACATCTTTCGTAAAGT tttcttacaGTTGTGAACAAAAGATGTTTGAATGTACCAATTCTCGTTGCATTTGGAAAGGCTTGACCTGTGATGGTCATAACAATTGCGGAGATGAAAGTGATGAATTTTCCCACGGAAACGCTAATTGCG GTATGATGTCTCCTGGTATTATTGCTGCTATAGTAGTTGGATCAGTAATGACATTTATAATCCTCATTATTATACCTTTTGCATGTTGCCGTCGTCGCCGTAGAAGAAATTCTTTACTGATACAACCTGATGATACAAGGGAAGAACAACCAGAACACACACAAGATCTACCACCAGCATACAAACCTTAA